Proteins from a single region of Flavobacterium sp. YJ01:
- a CDS encoding glycoside hydrolase family 97 protein, with protein MKAKRNILILGVLFNFFFSSAQELVSPNEKIKVELQAEKGKMDRVYFKISYKNNDVYTEVLPLSQLGILQKNERFDSLEFIGESKIVEIQDDYQMICGKRAHCENFGSEKKFSFKNKNNQKLDIVFRAYNNGVAFQYVFPNQSEKKINITEELTTYNIPEGTSRWIQPFQVSYEEFFPQSNTGINPQKNSDWGFPALYKVNEKPVWVLISEAGITENHCASMLNNSQKPSEYKVTYPAVRDDFKQIGVVTKLPWSSPWHTFAIGNLSDIAESNLVTDVSKPNELKDTDWIKPGAVSWIYWAYNHGSKDYKKVVEYVDLAVEMKWPYVLIDWEWDVMANGGNLEDASNYAKSKGIKPLIWYNSGTSWLEPTPVDRLLTAEKRKKEFEWLNKIGIYGIKVDFFAGDQQDMMQYYIDILKDAAKYRLLVNFHGATVPRGWARTYPNLMTTEAVYGAEWYNNKAVLTDKAAVHNTTLPFTRNVVGSMDYTPVTFSDSQHPHITSFGHELALSVVFESGLQHFADRPSAYYDLPTAPKEFLKNFPTTWDDTKLIDGFPGEKVIMARKKNNLWYIGGLNGKDSAQTLTLNFDFLDNGNYELQLITDGKDSKSLDSKILKVKKGETIKIDCLSRGGFAGVLKAK; from the coding sequence ATGAAAGCAAAAAGAAACATATTGATTTTAGGGGTATTATTTAATTTCTTTTTTTCAAGCGCACAAGAACTTGTGTCTCCAAACGAAAAAATTAAAGTAGAACTCCAAGCTGAAAAGGGAAAAATGGATCGGGTTTATTTTAAAATATCATATAAAAATAATGACGTTTATACCGAAGTTTTGCCATTATCTCAGCTAGGAATTTTACAAAAAAATGAACGTTTTGATAGTTTGGAATTTATTGGAGAATCTAAAATTGTCGAGATACAAGATGATTATCAAATGATTTGTGGCAAACGCGCACATTGCGAAAATTTTGGAAGTGAGAAAAAGTTTAGTTTTAAAAACAAAAATAATCAGAAACTTGATATTGTTTTTAGAGCTTACAATAATGGTGTTGCGTTTCAGTATGTTTTTCCAAATCAATCAGAAAAGAAAATTAATATAACGGAAGAACTTACAACTTATAATATACCAGAAGGAACTTCTAGATGGATTCAACCATTTCAAGTTTCCTATGAAGAGTTTTTTCCGCAAAGCAATACAGGAATCAATCCTCAAAAAAATAGCGATTGGGGTTTTCCAGCTTTATATAAGGTAAACGAAAAACCAGTTTGGGTACTTATTTCTGAGGCAGGAATTACAGAAAATCATTGTGCTTCGATGCTGAATAATTCACAAAAACCATCTGAATACAAAGTAACTTATCCTGCTGTAAGAGATGATTTTAAGCAGATTGGTGTTGTAACCAAATTACCTTGGAGTTCTCCGTGGCATACGTTTGCAATTGGAAATTTATCAGACATTGCAGAATCAAACTTGGTTACAGATGTTAGTAAACCCAATGAATTAAAAGATACAGATTGGATAAAACCAGGGGCTGTTTCTTGGATTTATTGGGCGTATAATCATGGCTCAAAAGATTATAAAAAAGTGGTTGAATATGTAGATTTAGCTGTTGAAATGAAATGGCCTTACGTGTTAATTGACTGGGAATGGGATGTTATGGCAAATGGCGGAAATTTAGAAGATGCATCTAATTATGCTAAAAGTAAAGGAATAAAACCACTTATTTGGTACAACTCAGGAACAAGTTGGCTCGAACCAACCCCAGTCGACAGATTGCTTACTGCGGAAAAAAGAAAAAAAGAATTTGAATGGCTTAATAAAATTGGCATCTACGGTATAAAAGTTGACTTTTTTGCTGGAGACCAGCAGGATATGATGCAATATTATATTGATATTTTAAAAGATGCTGCAAAATATCGTTTATTAGTCAATTTTCATGGAGCAACTGTTCCGCGTGGTTGGGCAAGAACGTATCCAAACTTAATGACAACAGAAGCAGTTTACGGCGCCGAATGGTACAATAATAAAGCCGTTTTAACAGATAAAGCCGCTGTTCATAATACAACACTTCCATTTACAAGAAACGTTGTAGGTTCGATGGATTATACGCCTGTCACTTTTTCTGATAGCCAACATCCTCATATTACATCTTTTGGACATGAATTAGCTTTATCTGTAGTTTTTGAATCAGGTTTACAGCATTTTGCAGATCGCCCTTCGGCTTATTATGATTTGCCTACAGCACCAAAAGAGTTCCTCAAAAACTTCCCGACTACTTGGGATGATACAAAATTGATTGATGGATTTCCGGGAGAAAAAGTAATTATGGCTCGCAAGAAAAATAATCTTTGGTATATTGGAGGTTTAAATGGAAAAGACAGCGCTCAGACTTTAACTCTTAACTTTGATTTTCTAGATAATGGAAATTATGAATTACAGTTAATTACAGATGGAAAGGATAGTAAATCTTTAGATTCTAAAATATTGAAAGTTAAAAAAGGAGAAACTATTAAAATTGATTGTCTTTCCAGAGGTGGTTTTGCAGGTGTGTTAAAAGCGAAATAA
- a CDS encoding CPBP family glutamic-type intramembrane protease, translated as MIAKIKSFILDLKYWQLILLVILLNFLNNYIFSVVSDLFDVPLNEGFNDHYTIKEKIVLFIIVAPLIETLLFQYLVIEISKSIKLALKYCCLASAFAFAAFHLYNVFYFSYTFVAGLLFAYLYTRGKNQRSAILLPFIAHVIYNGIVFIGKYYFA; from the coding sequence ATGATTGCAAAAATAAAAAGTTTTATACTTGATCTTAAATATTGGCAACTTATACTGCTTGTAATTCTTTTAAATTTTTTAAACAATTATATTTTTTCTGTTGTTTCAGATTTATTTGATGTTCCTTTAAACGAAGGTTTCAATGATCATTACACTATTAAAGAAAAAATAGTTTTATTTATTATTGTTGCTCCTTTGATTGAAACTTTACTATTTCAGTATCTTGTTATTGAAATTTCAAAGAGTATAAAATTGGCATTGAAATATTGCTGCCTTGCGTCTGCCTTTGCTTTTGCAGCATTTCATCTCTACAATGTTTTTTATTTCTCCTATACATTCGTGGCAGGCTTACTGTTTGCTTATTTATATACAAGAGGTAAAAATCAAAGAAGTGCAATATTACTACCATTCATTGCTCACGTAATTTACAATGGTATTGTTTTTATAGGGAAATATTATTTCGCTTAA
- a CDS encoding type II CAAX endopeptidase family protein encodes MKKIISFYIKAFLQISFISIPFIFLAFPDLNKNEFTYKIWICSFFPQLMYIIYLFKKNNLYGSFKTALFYKLYDFKAYIFTFLLPFIIYYSLIGLELIRVSKEFHWDIDILFFFIMIFFSALLEEILFRFIPYSFLSNEFTLKKILLISSFFSVFHLFNPNITIIGAVNIILAGVFFSLIYLKSNSLFLVTVIHAFWNFTIGCLLGSNISGMKIKSILKYIPQKQFIWSGGEFGFEGSIVTTMFFLGSSIFLYNLKTNRIFNY; translated from the coding sequence ATGAAAAAAATAATCAGCTTTTATATTAAGGCATTTCTACAGATCTCTTTTATTTCTATACCTTTTATTTTTTTAGCTTTTCCTGATTTGAATAAAAATGAATTCACGTATAAAATTTGGATTTGTTCTTTTTTTCCTCAGTTAATGTACATCATATACTTATTCAAAAAAAATAATTTATACGGCTCCTTTAAAACAGCTCTCTTTTATAAATTATATGATTTTAAAGCTTATATATTTACTTTTCTTCTACCGTTTATAATCTATTATTCTTTGATTGGTCTAGAACTGATAAGAGTCAGTAAAGAATTCCATTGGGATATTGATATTCTCTTTTTCTTTATAATGATATTTTTTTCGGCCTTATTAGAAGAGATATTATTTAGGTTTATACCTTATTCTTTTTTAAGTAATGAATTTACACTCAAAAAGATACTTTTAATTTCGTCATTTTTTAGTGTATTTCACTTATTCAATCCAAATATTACTATTATTGGCGCTGTTAATATTATTCTTGCGGGTGTCTTTTTTAGTTTAATATATTTAAAAAGCAATTCACTTTTTTTAGTAACCGTAATTCATGCTTTTTGGAATTTTACAATAGGATGCTTACTCGGAAGTAATATTAGTGGAATGAAAATTAAAAGTATTTTGAAATATATTCCTCAAAAACAATTTATTTGGAGCGGAGGTGAATTTGGTTTTGAAGGATCAATTGTTACTACAATGTTCTTTTTAGGCAGTTCTATTTTTTTATATAATTTAAAAACAAACCGAATATTTAATTATTAA
- a CDS encoding alpha-L-rhamnosidase, whose translation MIKRIILLCLLLQIVMVKAQTQVTNLTTEGLTNPLGIDNLQPHFSWQLIAKQRNTMQLAYEIKVAESETGFNKDLLWTTGKVISDQSIHIPYNGKPLEAGKRYYWQVRIWDNKGKLTTWSNVAYWQMGLLKENDWQAQWISPGYEEENDRPSPLLRKEFKINKKVKSATAYITAHGLYEAQINGKKIGDKYFTPGWTSYKKRLQYQVYDVSDMFTNGNNAIGVMLGSGWYRGYFSLGNFKDIYGSDISLLFQLNITYTDGSTETIISDGSWKSSTGAVRSSNIYAGEVIDARLEKLGWATPEFNDKDWSGVKVQSFPKNILIGTYNESVTRHEKFIPKKIFTTPKGEQIIDFGQNLVGWVTLKVKGEAGQKITISHAEVLDKEGNFYTENLRIAKAQDVYILKGGKQEIFEPHFTWHGFRYVKLEGFSGELKPEDFEACALYSNMEKKGSFTTSNELINQLQHNIEWGLKGNFLDVPTDCPQRDERLGWTGDAQVFFRTASFLRGVNNFFVKWMKDLAADQFPDGSVTHVVPNVLADFERGSSGWGDAATIIPWNMYLAYGDKRILETQYQSMKNWVNYIQSQSKNNLWKQGRHFGDWLFYNVQDDLFGDSAITNKYLIAQCFYAHSVQLLINAAEVLGKTDDVKAYNLLLQEIKDAFLKEYTTANGATVSDTQTSYVLALHFDMLPEKLRQQAADRLAANIRRYDTHLTTGFLGTPYLCHVLSRFNYTDLAFELLLQKTYPSWLYPVTKDATTIWERWDGIKPDGSFENSDMNSFNHYAYGAIGDWMYRVVAGIDIEGDGIGYKKIRIHPHIGGDFNYVSADYKTPYGKLSSNWKINGNRLNLKTEIPPNTVAYINIPTSSLEGITESGKNLSAIKEIEIVEKKENIVIVKAGSGIYEFSIPYTVKK comes from the coding sequence ATGATTAAGAGAATAATTCTTCTTTGCCTTTTGCTACAAATAGTAATGGTAAAAGCGCAAACACAAGTAACGAATCTAACTACAGAAGGTCTTACAAATCCGTTAGGGATTGATAATCTGCAACCGCATTTTAGCTGGCAGTTAATAGCCAAACAACGTAATACCATGCAGCTTGCCTATGAAATCAAAGTTGCAGAAAGTGAAACTGGATTTAATAAAGATTTATTATGGACAACAGGTAAAGTTATATCCGATCAATCAATACATATTCCTTATAACGGTAAACCTTTAGAAGCCGGAAAACGTTATTATTGGCAGGTAAGAATATGGGATAACAAAGGCAAATTAACAACATGGAGCAATGTTGCTTATTGGCAGATGGGTTTGTTGAAAGAAAATGACTGGCAAGCTCAATGGATATCTCCGGGTTACGAAGAAGAAAATGATCGTCCATCGCCACTTTTAAGAAAAGAATTTAAAATCAATAAAAAAGTAAAATCTGCAACGGCTTATATTACTGCACACGGACTTTACGAAGCACAGATTAATGGAAAAAAAATTGGAGATAAGTACTTTACACCAGGTTGGACAAGCTATAAAAAGCGTCTTCAATATCAGGTTTATGATGTTAGTGATATGTTTACTAATGGTAATAATGCAATAGGAGTAATGCTGGGCAGCGGATGGTATCGAGGTTATTTCTCGCTTGGAAATTTCAAAGACATTTATGGTAGTGACATAAGTCTATTGTTTCAGTTAAACATTACCTATACAGACGGTAGTACAGAAACTATAATTTCAGATGGAAGTTGGAAATCTTCGACAGGTGCCGTACGAAGTTCAAATATATACGCGGGTGAAGTTATAGATGCACGTCTCGAAAAGCTTGGTTGGGCTACACCAGAATTTAATGATAAGGACTGGTCTGGAGTTAAGGTACAGTCTTTTCCTAAAAATATATTAATAGGCACTTATAATGAATCGGTTACACGACACGAAAAATTTATTCCTAAAAAGATTTTTACCACTCCTAAAGGTGAGCAAATAATTGATTTTGGTCAAAATCTTGTTGGCTGGGTTACTCTCAAAGTTAAAGGCGAGGCCGGTCAAAAGATAACAATTTCTCATGCAGAAGTATTAGATAAAGAGGGGAATTTTTATACCGAAAATCTGCGAATAGCAAAGGCACAGGATGTTTACATTTTGAAAGGAGGGAAACAAGAAATTTTTGAGCCGCATTTTACATGGCATGGCTTTCGTTATGTAAAACTGGAAGGATTTTCTGGAGAACTTAAGCCAGAAGATTTTGAAGCTTGTGCATTGTATTCGAATATGGAAAAAAAGGGTAGTTTTACAACTAGTAACGAACTTATAAATCAATTACAGCATAATATAGAATGGGGACTTAAAGGTAATTTTCTGGATGTTCCGACCGATTGTCCGCAGCGTGACGAACGTCTTGGTTGGACTGGAGATGCTCAAGTATTTTTTCGAACTGCTTCTTTTTTAAGAGGAGTTAATAATTTTTTTGTCAAATGGATGAAAGATCTCGCAGCAGATCAATTTCCTGACGGAAGTGTCACGCATGTCGTTCCAAATGTCTTAGCCGATTTTGAAAGAGGCAGCAGTGGCTGGGGCGATGCTGCAACTATAATTCCATGGAATATGTATTTAGCTTATGGAGACAAACGTATACTTGAAACACAGTATCAAAGCATGAAAAATTGGGTAAATTATATTCAATCACAAAGTAAAAATAATCTCTGGAAGCAAGGAAGACATTTTGGCGATTGGTTGTTTTATAATGTTCAAGATGATCTTTTTGGAGATTCTGCTATTACAAACAAATATCTTATAGCACAATGTTTTTATGCTCATTCTGTTCAATTACTTATAAATGCGGCAGAAGTACTTGGCAAAACTGATGATGTGAAAGCATATAATTTATTGCTTCAAGAAATTAAAGATGCTTTTTTAAAAGAATATACAACTGCTAATGGCGCTACAGTTTCAGATACACAAACATCTTATGTTTTGGCGCTTCATTTTGACATGTTGCCTGAGAAACTTCGCCAACAGGCAGCCGACAGACTTGCTGCAAATATTAGAAGATATGATACTCATCTAACAACAGGGTTTTTAGGAACACCGTATCTTTGTCATGTGCTAAGCCGATTTAATTATACTGACTTGGCTTTCGAATTGTTGTTGCAAAAAACTTATCCTTCTTGGTTATATCCCGTTACAAAAGATGCAACAACTATATGGGAACGTTGGGATGGAATTAAACCTGACGGCAGTTTTGAGAATTCTGATATGAATTCTTTTAACCATTATGCCTATGGCGCTATTGGCGACTGGATGTACCGTGTTGTAGCCGGTATTGATATAGAAGGTGATGGTATAGGATATAAAAAGATTCGTATTCATCCGCATATAGGTGGCGACTTTAATTATGTTTCTGCTGATTACAAAACTCCATATGGAAAGCTTTCTTCAAACTGGAAAATAAATGGCAATAGATTAAATTTGAAAACCGAAATACCACCGAATACGGTAGCTTACATAAATATTCCTACGTCATCATTGGAAGGTATTACAGAAAGCGGAAAGAATTTATCCGCAATTAAAGAGATTGAAATTGTAGAGAAAAAAGAGAATATTGTTATAGTTAAAGCAGGTTCAGGAATATATGAATTTAGTATTCCTTATACAGTGAAGAAGTAA
- a CDS encoding glycoside hydrolase, whose product MRKVYLSLLLVISSLSFAQRTITISTDNVVQTMDGFGGSDAWRTQFVGKNWPEQKKNAIADLLFSKEIDANGNPKGIGLSIWRFNLGAGSTEQGENSKVSDEWRRSECFLNADGTYDFSKQEGQRWFLQAAKKRGVEKFLIFTNSPPVYLTNNGLSFASQKNKLNLKDGAIPQFADFLVQSIQGLEKKEGIKFDYVSPINEPQWEWMPKNGDTNSQEGTPATNQEIYDLTKSLSEKLKAKKMNTEIVIAEAAQIDYLYENVNAENRDNQIDFFFGKTKTNVTKFSNIKNVILGHSYFTTWPIEKQVLSRKLIAAEVEQKPELKYWQSEYCILENPGENEIPGGSGGGRDLGMQTALFVARLIHNDIAVANAASWQWWTSITRVDYKDGLIYLDDGKSNGGTEPNYVKNDGEFHDSKLLWALGNYSLFVRPGMQRVDIPNQKELDAANDVMLTAYKDVQNKKLIVVAVNCGKETQKYKFDLSKGTLKNNEFTPYITSDKSNLKKGEIQKNNNLEIPARSVVTFVGEML is encoded by the coding sequence ATGAGAAAAGTATATCTCTCACTTTTATTGGTAATCAGTTCGCTGTCTTTTGCACAGCGAACGATTACTATCAGCACAGATAATGTAGTACAAACCATGGATGGTTTTGGAGGTTCTGATGCTTGGCGAACACAATTTGTAGGTAAGAATTGGCCAGAACAGAAAAAAAATGCCATTGCAGATTTACTATTTAGCAAAGAAATCGATGCAAACGGAAATCCAAAAGGAATCGGACTTTCGATCTGGCGATTTAATCTAGGAGCTGGAAGCACGGAACAAGGAGAAAACAGTAAAGTTTCTGACGAATGGAGAAGAAGCGAATGTTTTCTAAATGCTGATGGAACTTATGATTTTTCTAAACAAGAAGGTCAGAGATGGTTTTTGCAAGCAGCTAAAAAAAGAGGAGTTGAAAAATTTCTTATTTTTACTAATAGTCCACCCGTTTATTTGACAAACAACGGATTGTCTTTCGCTTCTCAAAAGAATAAACTGAATCTAAAAGATGGCGCAATTCCACAATTTGCCGATTTCTTAGTTCAAAGTATTCAAGGTTTGGAGAAAAAAGAAGGAATTAAATTCGACTATGTGAGTCCGATCAACGAACCGCAATGGGAATGGATGCCAAAAAATGGAGATACCAATAGTCAAGAAGGAACTCCAGCAACCAATCAGGAAATTTATGATTTAACCAAATCTCTTTCGGAAAAGCTAAAAGCTAAAAAAATGAATACCGAAATCGTCATTGCAGAAGCAGCGCAAATCGATTATTTGTATGAAAATGTAAATGCTGAAAACCGCGACAATCAGATTGATTTTTTCTTTGGAAAAACAAAAACCAATGTGACGAAATTCTCGAATATAAAAAATGTAATACTTGGACATAGTTATTTTACAACATGGCCAATTGAAAAGCAGGTTTTAAGCCGAAAATTAATTGCCGCGGAAGTGGAACAAAAGCCAGAATTAAAATATTGGCAATCTGAATACTGTATTTTAGAAAATCCAGGAGAGAATGAAATTCCGGGAGGATCTGGCGGGGGAAGAGATTTAGGAATGCAGACCGCATTATTCGTCGCAAGATTAATTCATAATGATATTGCAGTTGCCAATGCCGCTTCATGGCAATGGTGGACTTCGATTACAAGAGTAGATTACAAAGACGGATTAATTTATCTGGATGACGGAAAAAGCAACGGAGGAACGGAGCCAAATTATGTAAAAAATGATGGTGAATTTCACGATTCAAAACTGCTTTGGGCATTAGGAAATTATTCGCTTTTTGTTCGTCCGGGAATGCAGCGAGTTGATATTCCAAACCAAAAAGAATTAGACGCAGCAAATGATGTAATGCTGACAGCCTACAAAGATGTTCAAAACAAAAAACTGATTGTAGTAGCAGTAAATTGTGGTAAAGAAACTCAGAAATACAAATTTGATCTTTCAAAAGGAACTTTAAAAAACAATGAATTTACGCCCTACATCACTTCGGATAAATCAAATTTAAAAAAAGGCGAAATTCAAAAAAACAATAATTTAGAAATACCTGCAAGATCTGTGGTGACGTTTGTAGGGGAGATGCTTTAG
- a CDS encoding AraC family transcriptional regulator, giving the protein MTIENWPKHIQKYLFLLKDGFFQFPYLSNSPQIMIDSILKLPIIKHFPLKNRIDFNTSLCSAKMYYREFEKGFWLITFYMTLRENIMALSSYDKSKSSDYYLLTFSIFEYQFPLGNGDFLTLLSTCWTISKPNTEISSYFYKGSDGKFFTIAMTKEWVKNNFTSKKFKERKAILNFLNGEKGSYTWLDISSKAHEIAADLSQLLESEKNEESDIALMRKKIMKLMTNFFDNAFNDSRITDNISLSNIDYLNVSKAERIILQHLNLPFIGIEFIAKEVNMSATKLKSNFKAVFGFSMLQYHKEKNLVLAMQLIEKSGFNIQEIAAITGYDSAGRFASSFKKRFGKLPSEARFFST; this is encoded by the coding sequence ATGACCATAGAGAATTGGCCTAAACATATTCAGAAATATCTTTTTCTGCTGAAAGATGGTTTTTTTCAGTTTCCTTACCTGTCTAATTCGCCACAGATAATGATTGACAGTATACTGAAACTACCCATAATTAAGCATTTCCCATTAAAAAACCGTATTGATTTTAATACCTCTTTATGCAGTGCAAAGATGTATTATAGAGAATTTGAAAAGGGTTTCTGGTTGATCACTTTTTACATGACGCTGAGAGAAAATATCATGGCTTTGTCAAGTTATGATAAAAGTAAATCGAGTGACTATTATCTGTTAACCTTTTCTATTTTCGAATATCAGTTTCCTCTAGGAAATGGTGATTTTTTAACTCTTCTAAGTACATGTTGGACTATCAGTAAACCAAATACAGAGATTTCTAGCTATTTTTATAAAGGATCTGATGGTAAATTTTTTACCATTGCAATGACAAAAGAGTGGGTAAAAAACAATTTTACCTCTAAAAAGTTTAAAGAGCGAAAAGCAATTTTAAACTTTTTAAATGGCGAAAAAGGTTCTTATACTTGGCTTGATATTTCTTCTAAAGCACATGAAATTGCAGCAGATTTATCACAATTACTAGAAAGTGAGAAAAATGAAGAATCAGATATTGCATTAATGCGAAAAAAGATTATGAAACTTATGACAAATTTTTTCGATAATGCCTTTAATGATAGCCGCATTACGGATAATATTTCATTAAGCAACATCGACTATTTGAATGTTTCGAAAGCTGAAAGAATTATTCTACAACATTTAAATCTTCCATTCATAGGAATTGAGTTTATAGCTAAAGAAGTTAACATGTCTGCAACGAAATTAAAATCAAATTTTAAAGCTGTTTTTGGTTTTTCGATGCTACAATATCATAAAGAAAAAAACCTTGTGCTTGCAATGCAATTGATAGAAAAATCTGGTTTTAATATTCAGGAAATAGCTGCTATTACGGGCTATGATTCTGCCGGAAGATTTGCATCAAGTTTTAAAAAACGATTTGGAAAACTTCCGTCAGAAGCACGTTTTTTTTCGACGTAA
- a CDS encoding sugar-binding domain-containing protein, protein MLTKKILIPVLLFSCLSASSQISFGDSKKINDNWKFNLKDVSDAKNATFDDNKWQNVNVPHDWSVKGQLSPTLASCTGYLPGGIAWYRKSINIPESKSGEKVYLYFEGVYNRSEVFINGKSLGKRPNGYISFAYDATPFVKFGGENTISVRVDHSQSADSRWYTGSGIYRNVWLVYANPVHIAQWGIYAYPEVKKGTGTLNVEVDVENGSSSKSSLTVVNELFSKDGKSVAKTSSKVEVAAKQSGKISTKINVKNPQLWDLDNPNLYELKTTVLQDGKEIDKTVTQTGFRSFTFDPNNGFALNGKGMKMKGVCLHHDAGVLGSAVPREVWKTRLQTLKEIGVNAIRTSHNPQAPDFYELCDELGLLVLNEAYDEWEFPKRKWLEGWNYGTPGFQGSFDIFADYAEKDLEDFVRRDRNHLSVFGWSIGNEVDYPNDPYSHPVLDKGKDGFGQAAYGGYKKDAPDAMRLGAIAKRLVAAVKKYDKSRPTTAGLAGVAMSNETEYPGALDITGYNYTESKYKSDHEKYPKRVIYGSENVHDMEPWLDVKNNKFIFGQFLWTGIDYLGESGRWPSRGFYSGLVDFAGVIKPRGYFRQSLWSDKPMAYVGTYPLVNEKDISKDAWAIWNYENGQKIRVVCYTNAAKARLELNGKVVGETKLYDEKTGIIYWDIPFAAGKLEAIGLDKNDKEVSRYAINSTQQPVELTIADKNITISKDKGVAKIMVQVKDQNGLPVMLSDNEVTCTISGPGTLLGLEAGNNSDMTDYADNIQRVFHGHIAAYIQAKGDWAEPIKVKFTSQWLKPVEVIINLK, encoded by the coding sequence GTGTTAACTAAGAAAATTTTAATCCCCGTTTTACTCTTTTCATGTTTGTCTGCAAGCAGTCAGATTTCGTTTGGAGATTCAAAAAAAATCAATGATAATTGGAAGTTCAATCTTAAAGATGTTTCCGATGCAAAAAATGCCACTTTTGATGATAACAAATGGCAGAACGTAAATGTACCGCATGATTGGAGCGTAAAAGGACAATTGAGTCCAACGCTGGCAAGTTGTACAGGATATTTGCCTGGGGGAATTGCTTGGTACAGAAAATCAATCAATATTCCGGAAAGTAAATCGGGCGAAAAAGTTTATTTATATTTTGAAGGTGTTTACAACAGAAGCGAAGTTTTTATCAACGGAAAATCGTTAGGAAAACGTCCAAACGGATATATTTCTTTTGCTTACGATGCAACTCCGTTTGTAAAATTCGGTGGCGAAAACACCATTTCTGTTCGCGTAGATCACAGTCAAAGTGCCGATTCAAGATGGTACACTGGTTCTGGAATTTACAGAAATGTTTGGTTGGTATATGCAAATCCGGTTCATATTGCGCAATGGGGCATTTACGCTTATCCTGAAGTTAAAAAAGGAACAGGAACTCTTAATGTTGAGGTTGATGTAGAAAACGGTTCTTCTTCAAAATCATCTTTGACTGTTGTAAATGAATTGTTTTCAAAAGACGGAAAATCAGTAGCAAAAACCTCTTCAAAAGTGGAAGTTGCAGCAAAACAAAGCGGAAAAATTTCGACAAAAATCAATGTCAAAAATCCACAATTGTGGGATTTAGACAATCCGAATTTGTATGAACTGAAAACAACCGTTTTACAAGACGGAAAAGAAATCGATAAAACAGTAACACAAACTGGTTTCAGAAGTTTTACATTCGATCCAAACAATGGTTTTGCCCTAAACGGAAAAGGAATGAAAATGAAAGGAGTTTGTTTGCACCACGATGCTGGAGTTTTAGGATCTGCAGTTCCAAGAGAAGTTTGGAAAACAAGATTGCAAACGCTGAAAGAAATTGGAGTAAATGCCATTCGTACAAGTCATAATCCGCAGGCGCCAGATTTTTATGAGCTTTGCGACGAATTAGGATTATTGGTTTTAAATGAAGCTTATGACGAATGGGAATTTCCAAAACGTAAATGGTTAGAAGGTTGGAATTATGGAACTCCAGGTTTCCAAGGTTCATTTGATATTTTTGCCGATTATGCCGAAAAAGATTTAGAAGATTTTGTACGCCGTGACAGAAACCATCTTTCTGTATTCGGATGGAGTATTGGTAACGAGGTAGATTATCCAAATGATCCATATTCTCACCCTGTTTTAGACAAAGGAAAAGACGGTTTCGGACAAGCGGCTTATGGCGGTTACAAAAAAGATGCGCCAGATGCCATGCGTCTTGGAGCAATTGCAAAACGTTTGGTTGCTGCAGTAAAAAAATACGACAAATCACGCCCTACAACAGCAGGTTTAGCTGGAGTTGCGATGTCTAACGAAACAGAATATCCAGGTGCTTTAGACATTACAGGTTACAATTATACGGAAAGCAAATACAAATCAGATCACGAAAAATATCCGAAAAGAGTCATTTACGGAAGTGAAAATGTTCATGACATGGAACCTTGGTTAGACGTAAAAAACAACAAATTTATTTTTGGTCAGTTTCTTTGGACAGGAATTGATTATTTAGGAGAATCAGGTAGATGGCCTTCAAGAGGATTTTACTCTGGTTTAGTTGATTTTGCTGGAGTTATCAAACCAAGAGGTTATTTCCGTCAGTCACTTTGGTCAGATAAACCAATGGCTTACGTTGGAACTTATCCTTTAGTAAATGAAAAAGATATTTCTAAAGACGCTTGGGCAATCTGGAATTACGAAAACGGACAAAAAATCCGTGTGGTTTGTTATACCAATGCTGCTAAAGCACGTTTAGAATTGAACGGAAAAGTAGTAGGCGAAACCAAATTATACGACGAAAAAACGGGAATTATATATTGGGATATTCCGTTTGCTGCTGGAAAATTAGAAGCAATTGGTTTAGATAAAAACGATAAAGAAGTAAGCCGTTATGCCATAAATTCGACACAACAACCAGTTGAATTAACTATTGCTGATAAAAATATCACAATCAGCAAAGATAAAGGAGTTGCTAAAATCATGGTTCAGGTTAAAGACCAAAACGGACTTCCAGTAATGCTTTCTGATAATGAAGTAACTTGCACAATCAGCGGTCCAGGAACATTATTAGGACTTGAAGCTGGAAACAACAGCGATATGACCGATTATGCAGATAACATACAAAGAGTATTTCACGGACACATTGCGGCTTATATTCAAGCAAAAGGAGATTGGGCTGAACCTATAAAAGTTAAATTTACAAGTCAATGGCTAAAACCAGTTGAGGTAATTATTAATTTGAAGTAA